Proteins encoded together in one Procambarus clarkii isolate CNS0578487 chromosome 67, FALCON_Pclarkii_2.0, whole genome shotgun sequence window:
- the LOC123767853 gene encoding calphotin-like, with protein sequence MLSATPRTNSHADSGAEPPSVEPFPVITAAGGVVPKSQRLDLIWGDKPCTVLVPLVAPDTVLVPLVAPDTVLVPLVAPDTVLVPLVPPDTVLVPLVPPDTVLVPLVPPDTVLVPLVAPDTVLVPLVAPDTVPVPLVAPDTVLVPLVAPDTVLVPLVAPDTVLVPLVPPDTVLVPLVAPDTVLVPLVAPDTVLVPLVAPDTVLVPLVAPDTVLVPLVPPDTVLVPLVAPDTVPLVPLVAPDTVPVPLVAPDTVLVPLVPPDTVLVPLVAPDTVLVPLVAPDTVLVPLVAPDTVPVPLVAPDTVLVPLVAPDTVLVPLVAPDTVLVPLVAPDTVPVPLVAPDTVPVPLVAPDTVPVPLVAPDTVPVPLVAPDTVLVQLVAPDTVPVPLVAPDTVPVPLVAPDTVPVPLVAPDTVPVPLVAPDTVPVPLVAPDTVPVPLVAPDTVPVPLVAPDTVPVPLVAPDTVPVPLVAPDTVLVPLVAPDTVPVPLVAPDTVPVPLVAPDTVPVPLVAPDTVPVPLVAPDTVPVPLVAPDTVPVPLVAPDTVPVPLVAPDTVLVPLVAPDTVLVQLVAPDTVLVPLVAPDTVLVPLVAPDTVLVPLVAPDTVLVQLVAPDTVLVPLVAPDTVLVPLVAPDTVLVPLVAPDTVLVPLVAPDTVLVQLVAPDTVLVPLVAPDTVLVPLVAPDTVLVPLVAPDTVLVPLVAPDTVLVQLVAPDTVPVPLVAPDTVLVPLVAPDTVPVQLVAPDTVLVPLVAPDTVLVPLVAPDTVLVPLVAPDTVLVPLVAPDTVLVPLVAPDTVLVQLVAPDTVLVPLVAPDTVLVPLVPPDTVLVPLVAPDTVLVPLVAPDTVLVQLVAPDTVPVPLVAPDTVPVPLVAPDTVLVPLVAPDTVLVQLVAPDTVLVPLVAPDTVLVPLVAPDTVLVPLVAPDTVLVQLVAPDTVLVPLVAPDTVLVPLVAPDTVLVPLVAPDTVLVPLVAPDTVLVQLVAPDTVLVPLVAPDTVLVPLVAPDTVLVPLVAPDTVLVQLVAPDTVPVQLVAPDTVLVPLVAPDTVPVQLVAPDTVLVPLVAPDTVLVPLVAPDTVLVPLVAPDTVLVPLVAPDTVLVPLVAPDTVLVQLVAPDTVLVPLVAPDTVLVPLVAPDTVLVPLVAPDTVLVPLVAPDTVLVQLVAPDSVHERLKV encoded by the coding sequence CGCTGGTGGCGCCAGACACGGTGCTGGTGCCGCTAGTGGCGCCAGACACGGTGCCGGTGCCGCTGGTGGCGCCAGACACGGTGCTGGTGCCGCTGGTGGCGCCAGACACGGTGCTGGTGCCGCTGGTGGCGCCAGACACGGTGCTGGTGCCGCTGGTGCCGCCAGACACGGTGCTGGTGCCGCTGGTGGCGCCAGACACGGTGCTGGTGCCGCTGGTGGCGCCAGACACGGTGCTGGTGCCGCTGGTGGCGCCAGACACGGTGCTGGTGCCGCTGGTGGCGCCAGACACGGTGCTGGTGCCGCTGGTGCCGCCAGACACGGTGCTGGTGCCGCTGGTGGCGCCAGACACGGTGCCGCTGGTGCCGCTGGTGGCGCCAGACACGGTGCCCGTGCCGCTGGTGGCACCTGACACGGTGCTGGTGCCGCTGGTGCCGCCAGACACGGTGCTGGTGCCGCTGGTGGCGCCAGACACGGTGCTGGTGCCGCTGGTGGCGCCAGACACGGTGCTGGTGCCGCTGGTGGCGCCAGACACGGTGCCGGTGCCGCTGGTGGCGCCAGACACGGTGCTGGTGCCGCTGGTGGCGCCAGACACGGTGCTGGTGCCGCTGGTGGCGCCAGACACGGTGCTGGTGCCGCTGGTGGCGCCAGACACGGTGCCCGTGCCGCTGGTGGCGCCAGACACGGTGCCCGTGCCGCTGGTGGCGCCAGACACGGTGCCCGTGCCGCTGGTGGCGCCAGACACGGTGCCCGTGCCGCTGGTGGCGCCAGACACGgtgctggtgcagctggtggcgccAGACACGGTGCCCGTGCCGCTGGTGGCGCCAGACACGGTGCCGGTGCCGCTGGTGGCGCCAGACACGGTGCCGGTGCCGCTGGTGGCGCCAGACACGGTGCCCGTGCCGCTGGTGGCGCCAGACACGGTGCCGGTGCCGCTGGTGGCGCCAGACACGGTGCCCGTGCCGCTGGTGGCGCCAGACACGGTGCCCGTGCCGCTGGTGGCGCCAGACACGGTGCCCGTGCCGCTGGTGGCGCCAGACACGGTGCCCGTGCCGCTGGTGGCGCCAGACACGGTGCTGGTGCCGCTGGTGGCGCCAGACACGGTGCCCGTGCCGCTGGTGGCGCCAGACACGGTGCCGGTGCCGCTGGTGGCGCCAGACACGGTGCCCGTGCCGCTGGTGGCGCCAGACACGGTGCCCGTGCCGCTGGTGGCGCCAGACACGGTGCCCGTGCCGCTGGTGGCGCCAGACACGGTGCCCGTGCCGCTGGTGGCGCCAGACACGGTGCCCGTGCCGCTGGTGGCGCCAGACACGGTGCTGGTGCCGCTGGTGGCGCCAGACACGgtgctggtgcagctggtggcaCCAGACACGGTGCTGGTGCCGCTGGTGGCACCAGACACGGTGCTGGTGCCGCTGGTGGCACCAGACACGGTGCTGGTGCCGCTGGTGGCGCCAGACACGgtgctggtgcagctggtggcaCCAGACACGGTGCTGGTGCCGCTGGTGGCACCAGACACGGTGCTGGTGCCGCTGGTGGCGCCAGACACGGTGCTGGTGCCGCTGGTGGCACCAGACACGGTGCTGGTGCCGCTGGTGGCGCCAGACACGgtgctggtgcagctggtggcaCCAGACACGGTGCTGGTGCCGCTGGTGGCACCAGACACGGTGCTGGTGCCGCTGGTGGCACCAGACACGGTGCTGGTGCCGCTGGTGGCGCCAGACACGGTGCTGGTGCCGCTGGTGGCGCCAGACACGgtgctggtgcagctggtggcgccAGACACGGTGCCCGTGCCGCTGGTGGCACCAGACACGGTGCTGGTGCCGCTGGTGGCGCCAGACACGGTGCCGGTGCAGCTGGTGGCACCAGACACGGTGCTGGTGCCGCTGGTGGCACCAGACACGGTGCTGGTGCCGCTGGTGGCACCAGACACGGTGCTGGTGCCGCTGGTGGCGCCAGACACGGTGCTGGTGCCGCTGGTGGCACCAGACACGGTGCTGGTGCCGCTGGTGGCACCAGACACGgtgctggtgcagctggtggcaCCAGACACGGTGCTGGTGCCGCTGGTGGCACCAGACACGGTGCTGGTGCCGCTGGTGCCGCCAGACACGGTGCTGGTGCCGCTGGTGGCACCAGACACGGTGCTGGTGCCGCTGGTGGCGCCAGACACGgtgctggtgcagctggtggcgccAGACACGGTGCCCGTGCCGCTGGTGGCGCCAGACACGGTGCCCGTGCCGCTGGTGGCGCCAGACACGGTGCTGGTGCCGCTGGTGGCGCCAGACACGgtgctggtgcagctggtggcaCCAGACACGGTGCTGGTGCCGCTGGTGGCACCAGACACGGTGCTGGTGCCGCTGGTGGCACCAGACACGGTGCTGGTGCCGCTGGTGGCGCCAGACACGgtgctggtgcagctggtggcaCCAGACACGGTGCTGGTGCCGCTGGTGGCACCAGACACGGTGCTGGTGCCGCTGGTGGCGCCAGACACGGTGCTGGTGCCGCTGGTGGCACCAGACACGGTGCTGGTGCCGCTGGTGGCGCCAGACACGgtgctggtgcagctggtggcaCCAGACACGGTGCTGGTGCCGCTGGTGGCACCAGACACGGTGCTGGTGCCGCTGGTGGCGCCAGACACGGTGCTGGTGCCGCTGGTGGCGCCAGACACGgtgctggtgcagctggtggcgccAGACACGGTGCCGGTGCAGCTGGTGGCGCCAGACACGGTGCTGGTGCCGCTGGTGGCGCCAGACACGGTGCCGGTGCAGCTGGTGGCACCAGACACGGTGCTGGTGCCGCTGGTGGCACCAGACACGGTGCTGGTGCCGCTAGTGGCACCAGACACGGTGCTGGTGCCGCTGGTGGCGCCAGACACGGTGCTGGTGCCGCTGGTGGCACCAGACACGGTGCTGGTGCCGCTGGTGGCACCAGACACGgtgctggtgcagctggtggcaCCAGACACGGTGCTGGTGCCGCTGGTGGCACCAGACACGGTGCTGGTGCCGCTGGTGGCGCCAGACACGGTGCTGGTGCCGCTGGTGGCACCAGACACGGTGCTGGTGCCGCTGGTGGCGCCAGACACGgtgctggtgcagctggtggcgccAGACAGCGTCCACGAGCGTCTTAAAGTCTAA